A DNA window from Sulfitobacter noctilucicola contains the following coding sequences:
- the fnrL gene encoding transcriptional regulator FnrL yields MNLLSSAPVRCGECPIRHRAVCARCDDDELMILESMKTYRSFAAGDVILWRGEPLEFVASMVSGVATLSKTLEDGRTQMVGLLLPSDFIGRPGRTEIEFDVTATVDVTLCCFDRTKFEKVVQETPHIAQRLMELALDELDAARDWMLLLGRKTAREKIATFIEMLARRSNLQASFDAPEIKLNLTRDQIANYLGLTLETVSRQFSALKKDGIIDFADRKHFTLKDLAALRDETGDDADGGVVA; encoded by the coding sequence ATGAACCTTCTCTCATCGGCACCAGTCAGGTGCGGCGAATGTCCAATTCGACACAGAGCTGTCTGCGCGCGGTGCGACGACGATGAGCTTATGATCCTCGAAAGCATGAAAACTTACCGGTCTTTTGCAGCCGGTGATGTCATCTTGTGGCGCGGTGAACCGCTTGAGTTCGTTGCCAGTATGGTTTCGGGTGTGGCGACCCTCTCCAAGACGCTAGAGGACGGACGTACGCAGATGGTCGGGCTCTTGTTGCCGTCCGATTTCATTGGCCGCCCTGGCCGAACCGAAATCGAATTCGACGTAACAGCGACGGTGGATGTGACGCTTTGTTGTTTCGACCGCACCAAGTTTGAAAAAGTGGTGCAAGAGACGCCTCATATCGCCCAGCGTCTGATGGAGCTGGCATTAGACGAACTTGATGCAGCAAGAGACTGGATGCTCTTGTTGGGACGCAAGACCGCACGCGAGAAGATCGCGACGTTTATCGAGATGCTCGCGCGGCGATCCAACTTGCAGGCAAGTTTCGATGCGCCCGAAATCAAGCTGAACCTGACCCGTGACCAGATCGCGAACTACCTCGGGCTGACGCTCGAAACTGTCAGCCGTCAGTTCAGTGCGCTGAAGAAAGACGGGATCATCGATTTCGCTGACCGCAAGCACTTTACCCTCAAAGATCTTGCTGCCTTGCGGGACGAAACCGGCGACGATGCGGACGGTGGTGTCGTCGCCTAA
- the ccoP gene encoding cytochrome-c oxidase, cbb3-type subunit III, giving the protein MADKKIDEPTGVETTGHSWDGIEELNNPLPRWWLWTLYATIIWAIGYTIAYPAWPMISGATKGALGYSTRGQVAVQIAEHDAQNEGLVAELIAADLAELPPTSDLHRYAVARGASVFRAQCSQCHGSGAAGAVGYPNLLDNDWLWGGDIENISATIAHGVRNATDDDARYSEMPAFDEILEDEEIGAVVEYVASLSASEFDASLAETGAEVFADNCSACHGETAEGDRDMGAPNLADAIWLYGGDRDTLEQTVRYSRYGVMPAWGQRLRDEDVRAVSVYVHALGGGE; this is encoded by the coding sequence ATGGCTGATAAAAAGATTGACGAACCAACCGGTGTCGAGACGACAGGCCATAGCTGGGACGGCATCGAAGAGCTGAACAATCCGCTGCCGCGTTGGTGGCTCTGGACGCTCTATGCTACGATCATCTGGGCAATCGGCTATACGATTGCCTACCCTGCGTGGCCGATGATTTCGGGGGCGACCAAAGGTGCGCTAGGCTATTCGACCCGCGGTCAGGTAGCGGTGCAAATCGCCGAACATGACGCGCAGAACGAAGGTCTGGTGGCCGAGCTGATCGCCGCCGATCTTGCGGAATTGCCGCCGACCAGCGACCTGCACCGTTATGCTGTCGCACGTGGTGCATCGGTTTTTCGCGCGCAGTGCAGCCAGTGCCACGGGTCCGGTGCGGCTGGTGCGGTCGGATACCCCAACCTGTTGGATAACGACTGGCTTTGGGGCGGTGATATCGAAAATATCTCCGCCACCATCGCGCATGGTGTACGTAACGCGACCGACGACGATGCGCGCTATTCCGAAATGCCTGCCTTTGACGAGATCCTGGAAGACGAGGAGATCGGCGCAGTGGTCGAATATGTGGCGAGCCTTTCCGCGTCCGAATTTGACGCATCACTGGCCGAGACGGGCGCAGAAGTCTTTGCCGATAACTGCTCTGCCTGTCATGGCGAGACCGCCGAAGGTGATCGTGACATGGGCGCTCCTAACCTTGCCGATGCCATCTGGCTCTATGGCGGGGACCGCGACACCCTTGAACAAACCGTGCGCTATTCACGCTACGGCGTGATGCCTGCATGGGGACAGCGTCTGCGCGACGAAGATGTGCGGGCCGTATCGGTCTATGTCCACGCTTTGGGTGGCGGCGAGTAA
- a CDS encoding peptidoglycan-binding domain-containing protein: protein MSTLSPAKASELQPRLDALKSLREEFYQDFIADQVIEPDEQAILDRIDGKLTNLEALLSGAGNVGKTISGSVGKGADNGPDDVTVVQTLLNNNGASLSVDGIIGPKTRAAITAFQEKALGFGDCYVEPGGKTMKALNGGAVDAGDGTSEAGGGGVSETGGGQSVGGEGTTAPEQGGGGSASGGDQPLEGKPVEDAIAEAIKCGDPSQPIVIDQDPTDEKVAEEIVKEVNKHLPDQKVTVKQPTGADGEALIIETLEGLDFKGGEISVGMSLGPYNGTLKLKLTEKGQVEAAVEVDIVESIGIGTGAYGIFVTGEFKPFSAEFSFSTKGDEFITTCELSTSGSAIAGIGAAAADSWAGLGKQIEFKVSQNQEMTASLSIEMLKQSIMDGVAVASTNMLFTVPSIIAFKGEESLILGASGDIKAVGASAAAKLTLEKWDPIIGLKIEASGVTPIYDDLLKFLTYQYTKMIPILGTFADTYERALEIRKFLEDPAAYAQEQRRQALEYIEFIRAVPDVAKEIFDREGQELEAVIEKLEADYEESKRQVQEAMDTVRQEAEALLEELEAAGEDIGELAGGAYEDLMKEIDDAADTAGEAIDDAADEIEKGRQEAERMLQEIRDKVKEAKDAANDLLQQAGEAIDEGRELAEDLVEDVEEAVEALKDKAGEELADAADDVLEFAEQVGEVIGGVGKDLMKQINEGRKAAEEAKERAAEELRETGEEIFDAAKDFGEEAVESAKEALEFADDAREQVEDKVEDVWNLVQEATKAAEERAMGVKDGIQNLVGEAVDDLFDLGGEFWDFAEDMSDAAKDKLKTVAENAKKAAEAAKEELEDAYHGVEEQVSEFGEDLKDGAEEAIEVLDETRKGVLEAVDQMAEAAKKKAEAVKKQMEDMAGDAQDFANDAQDAVEDTASGLLDQFNDAFDDATDKAGEYAKEAMKKAEEARKHAEAKAKEAQDQLEKAAELAMEQAQKAKEELEKAGEGLMETAEDAFDEVKDVAGGAADTAKGLLGKLGSLF from the coding sequence ATGTCCACGCTCAGCCCAGCGAAGGCTTCTGAACTTCAACCACGGCTCGATGCTCTCAAATCGTTGAGAGAAGAATTCTACCAGGACTTTATTGCTGATCAGGTTATCGAACCGGATGAGCAGGCAATACTGGACCGCATTGATGGCAAGCTTACCAACCTTGAAGCCTTGCTGAGCGGAGCCGGCAATGTTGGCAAGACGATCTCCGGCTCCGTCGGGAAAGGGGCCGATAACGGACCTGACGATGTCACTGTTGTCCAGACGCTTCTCAACAACAACGGTGCCAGCCTGTCGGTCGATGGAATCATAGGCCCCAAGACACGCGCGGCAATCACGGCGTTTCAGGAAAAAGCATTGGGCTTTGGCGATTGTTATGTCGAGCCGGGTGGCAAGACGATGAAGGCGCTGAACGGCGGTGCTGTGGATGCTGGCGACGGCACATCCGAGGCCGGAGGAGGCGGCGTTTCTGAAACGGGCGGCGGCCAGTCTGTCGGCGGTGAAGGCACCACAGCTCCGGAACAGGGCGGCGGTGGCAGTGCCTCAGGTGGCGACCAGCCCTTGGAAGGCAAGCCGGTTGAGGACGCGATTGCAGAGGCGATAAAATGCGGTGATCCCTCTCAACCCATCGTCATTGATCAGGATCCTACGGACGAAAAAGTTGCCGAAGAAATCGTCAAAGAAGTTAACAAGCACCTACCAGATCAGAAAGTTACGGTTAAACAGCCGACGGGTGCGGATGGCGAGGCGCTGATTATCGAGACCCTCGAAGGGCTGGATTTCAAGGGCGGCGAAATCTCTGTTGGCATGAGTTTAGGACCCTACAACGGCACTCTTAAACTCAAACTCACCGAAAAAGGTCAGGTCGAAGCGGCTGTTGAGGTTGATATTGTCGAAAGCATCGGCATCGGCACAGGGGCGTACGGCATCTTTGTCACGGGCGAATTCAAGCCCTTCTCGGCCGAGTTTTCCTTTTCGACGAAGGGCGACGAATTCATCACCACCTGCGAGCTGTCAACCAGCGGTTCGGCCATTGCAGGTATTGGCGCGGCGGCCGCCGACAGTTGGGCAGGACTGGGCAAGCAGATCGAATTCAAGGTCTCGCAAAACCAGGAAATGACCGCGTCCCTTTCAATCGAAATGCTCAAGCAATCCATCATGGACGGGGTCGCGGTGGCATCTACCAACATGCTGTTCACTGTGCCTTCAATAATTGCATTCAAGGGCGAGGAGAGCCTGATCCTTGGCGCGAGTGGTGACATCAAAGCGGTTGGAGCCAGTGCTGCCGCGAAGCTGACATTAGAGAAATGGGACCCGATTATCGGTCTGAAGATCGAGGCAAGCGGCGTCACGCCGATCTATGATGATCTGCTAAAGTTCCTGACGTATCAGTATACGAAGATGATCCCGATTTTGGGCACCTTTGCGGACACCTACGAAAGAGCGCTGGAAATCCGCAAGTTTCTCGAAGACCCGGCCGCTTATGCGCAAGAACAGCGTAGACAGGCGCTGGAGTACATCGAGTTCATTCGTGCTGTGCCGGATGTTGCCAAGGAAATCTTTGATCGAGAAGGCCAGGAGCTTGAGGCTGTCATTGAGAAGCTGGAGGCGGATTACGAGGAATCCAAACGGCAGGTCCAAGAAGCCATGGACACTGTACGCCAGGAAGCTGAAGCCTTGCTGGAAGAGCTTGAAGCGGCTGGCGAGGATATCGGAGAGCTTGCCGGTGGCGCCTACGAAGATCTGATGAAAGAGATCGACGACGCGGCGGATACCGCAGGCGAGGCGATTGATGATGCCGCTGACGAGATCGAAAAAGGGCGTCAGGAAGCCGAGAGGATGCTTCAGGAAATCCGCGATAAGGTCAAAGAGGCCAAGGATGCCGCGAACGACCTCCTCCAGCAGGCCGGAGAGGCCATAGACGAAGGACGCGAATTGGCCGAAGATTTGGTCGAAGACGTCGAAGAGGCTGTGGAAGCGCTGAAAGACAAAGCGGGCGAAGAGTTGGCCGATGCGGCTGACGACGTGCTTGAGTTTGCGGAACAGGTCGGCGAGGTCATCGGCGGCGTTGGCAAAGATCTGATGAAGCAGATTAACGAAGGGCGCAAAGCGGCCGAGGAAGCCAAAGAGCGTGCCGCTGAAGAGCTGCGCGAGACAGGCGAAGAAATCTTCGATGCGGCCAAGGACTTTGGCGAAGAAGCTGTGGAGAGTGCCAAAGAGGCCCTCGAATTTGCTGACGATGCACGCGAGCAGGTCGAAGATAAGGTAGAGGACGTCTGGAACCTTGTACAAGAGGCAACCAAAGCCGCTGAAGAAAGGGCGATGGGCGTCAAGGACGGGATACAAAACCTCGTCGGCGAAGCCGTAGATGACCTCTTTGATCTGGGCGGCGAATTCTGGGACTTTGCCGAAGACATGTCTGATGCGGCCAAGGACAAGCTCAAGACAGTCGCGGAGAACGCCAAGAAAGCGGCAGAAGCCGCGAAAGAGGAGCTTGAGGACGCCTATCACGGCGTTGAAGAGCAGGTCAGCGAGTTCGGCGAAGACCTCAAAGACGGGGCCGAAGAAGCGATCGAAGTGCTCGACGAGACCCGCAAAGGGGTGCTTGAGGCGGTCGACCAAATGGCAGAAGCCGCCAAAAAGAAAGCCGAAGCCGTCAAAAAACAGATGGAGGATATGGCCGGGGACGCTCAGGACTTTGCCAACGATGCGCAGGACGCAGTTGAGGATACGGCCAGCGGACTTCTGGACCAGTTCAATGACGCCTTTGACGACGCGACCGACAAAGCTGGCGAATACGCCAAAGAAGCGATGAAAAAGGCCGAAGAGGCGCGCAAGCACGCTGAGGCGAAGGCCAAGGAAGCGCAGGACCAGCTTGAAAAAGCAGCCGAGTTGGCAATGGAACAGGCGCAAAAGGCGAAAGAAGAGCTTGAGAAAGCAGGCGAAGGTCTGATGGAAACCGCCGAAGACGCATTTGACGAGGTGAAAGACGTTGCCGGTGGCGCCGCTGACACGGCCAAGGGACTGCTGGGGAAACTCGGAAGCTTGTTCTAA
- the ccoO gene encoding cytochrome-c oxidase, cbb3-type subunit II, whose translation MGILDKHALLEKSPTLLLTFSLLVVTVGGIVEIAPLFWLENTIEEVEGVRPYSPLELTGRDVYVREGCYTCHSQMIRPMRDEVERYGHYSLAAESMYDHPFQWGSKRTGPDLARVGGRYSDAWHVDHLKDPQSVVPESVMPKYAFLAETIIEPEHIEALLKTHRFVGVPYTDEQITEAKADFKVQADPDGDWDGLLERYPGAAVSNFDGQDSLTEMDALIAYLQVMGTMVDFSTFTPDASR comes from the coding sequence ATGGGTATTCTAGACAAACACGCCCTTCTTGAAAAAAGCCCGACGTTGCTTTTGACCTTTTCGCTGCTGGTTGTGACCGTTGGCGGGATTGTGGAAATCGCACCTTTGTTCTGGCTCGAAAATACAATCGAGGAGGTCGAAGGCGTGCGCCCCTACAGCCCGCTTGAGCTGACGGGCCGCGATGTCTACGTGCGTGAGGGGTGCTACACCTGTCACAGCCAGATGATCCGCCCGATGCGCGACGAGGTGGAACGGTATGGCCACTACTCGCTTGCAGCGGAATCGATGTATGACCACCCGTTTCAGTGGGGATCCAAACGCACGGGGCCTGATCTGGCCCGTGTGGGCGGTCGCTACTCGGACGCGTGGCATGTGGATCACCTAAAGGACCCGCAATCCGTGGTGCCTGAGAGTGTGATGCCAAAGTACGCCTTTCTGGCCGAAACCATCATCGAGCCCGAGCATATCGAGGCCCTTCTTAAGACTCACCGCTTTGTGGGCGTTCCCTACACGGACGAGCAGATCACCGAGGCGAAGGCCGACTTTAAGGTTCAGGCGGATCCGGACGGTGATTGGGACGGGCTGCTTGAGCGCTATCCCGGAGCAGCAGTGTCAAACTTTGACGGGCAAGACAGCCTGACGGAGATGGATGCGCTGATCGCTTACCTGCAAGTCATGGGCACGATGGTCGACTTTTCGACCTTCACCCCAGACGCCAGCCGATAG
- the ccoN gene encoding cytochrome-c oxidase, cbb3-type subunit I — translation MDYVKLIVLGLVTLFAAIASSWGHDLAYKVHAFLIMAVAAGMFIWVLRNTDGPKKPPVRDDIYFDGVIRAGVIATAFWGIAGFLVGTFIAFQLAFPALNFDWGQPYTNFGRLRPLHTSAVIFAFGGNALIATSLYVVQRTSAVRLWGGNTAWFVFWGYQLFIVLAATGYLLGSTQSKEYAEPEWYVDIWLTVIWLAYLTIYMGTIFKRREKHIYVANWFFLSFIITVAMLHVVNNLSIPVSIWGSKSVQVFSGVQDAMTQWWYGHNAVGFFLTAGFLGMMYYFVPKQAGRPVYSYKLSIIHFWALIFLYIWAGPHHLHYTALPDWAATLGMVFSIVLWMPSWGGMINGLMTLQGAWDKLRTDPIMRMFVLSLGFYGMSTFEGPMMSIRAVNSLSHYTDWTIGHVHSGALGWNGMITFACIYFLTPKLWGRKEMYSMSAINWHFWLATLGIVLYASSMWVTGIMEGLMWREVDDQGFLVNSFADTVSAKFPMYVVRGLGGVLFLSGALIMVWNMFMTIRGAKPAAASLPSATPSAIPAE, via the coding sequence ATGGACTATGTGAAATTAATCGTTCTCGGTCTTGTCACCCTGTTTGCTGCTATCGCATCAAGCTGGGGACATGACCTTGCCTACAAGGTGCATGCCTTTTTAATCATGGCCGTTGCGGCGGGTATGTTTATCTGGGTGCTGCGCAACACGGATGGGCCGAAAAAGCCGCCGGTAAGAGATGACATCTATTTTGACGGGGTCATCCGGGCCGGGGTCATTGCCACCGCGTTCTGGGGAATCGCAGGGTTTCTGGTGGGCACATTCATTGCTTTCCAGCTTGCTTTTCCAGCGCTCAATTTCGATTGGGGCCAACCCTACACCAACTTTGGCCGCCTGCGCCCGCTGCACACCAGTGCGGTGATTTTTGCGTTTGGTGGCAACGCGCTGATTGCGACCTCACTTTACGTTGTGCAGCGCACCAGCGCCGTACGGCTGTGGGGTGGCAACACGGCATGGTTTGTCTTTTGGGGCTATCAACTGTTCATCGTGCTGGCCGCGACAGGCTATCTGCTGGGGTCCACGCAGTCCAAAGAATATGCGGAGCCTGAATGGTACGTCGATATCTGGCTCACTGTCATCTGGCTGGCCTATCTGACCATCTACATGGGCACGATTTTCAAGCGCCGCGAAAAGCACATCTATGTGGCTAACTGGTTTTTCCTCAGCTTCATCATCACCGTGGCAATGCTGCACGTGGTCAACAACCTGTCCATTCCGGTCAGCATCTGGGGCAGTAAATCTGTTCAGGTCTTTTCTGGCGTGCAGGATGCGATGACGCAGTGGTGGTACGGCCACAACGCCGTTGGCTTCTTCCTGACAGCGGGTTTCCTCGGCATGATGTACTATTTTGTGCCCAAGCAGGCCGGTCGTCCGGTCTATAGCTACAAGCTGTCCATCATCCACTTCTGGGCGCTGATCTTCTTGTATATCTGGGCCGGTCCCCACCACCTGCACTATACCGCTTTGCCGGATTGGGCAGCGACCCTTGGTATGGTCTTCTCAATCGTGCTGTGGATGCCTTCATGGGGCGGGATGATTAACGGTCTGATGACGCTGCAAGGCGCGTGGGACAAATTGCGTACCGATCCGATCATGCGGATGTTCGTGCTCAGCCTTGGCTTCTACGGCATGTCCACATTCGAGGGTCCGATGATGTCGATCCGCGCTGTGAACTCCTTGTCGCACTACACAGACTGGACCATCGGTCATGTGCACTCCGGTGCTCTGGGCTGGAACGGCATGATTACCTTTGCATGCATCTACTTCCTCACACCCAAACTTTGGGGCCGCAAAGAGATGTATTCCATGTCTGCAATCAACTGGCACTTCTGGCTCGCCACACTTGGCATCGTTCTTTACGCCTCGTCCATGTGGGTCACAGGTATCATGGAAGGCCTGATGTGGCGCGAGGTCGACGATCAGGGCTTCTTGGTCAACTCCTTCGCGGACACCGTATCGGCCAAGTTCCCGATGTACGTGGTACGCGGATTGGGCGGGGTTCTGTTCCTGTCAGGTGCGCTGATCATGGTGTGGAACATGTTCATGACCATCCGCGGGGCAAAACCCGCGGCGGCCAGCCTGCCCTCCGCCACCCCTTCCGCCATTCCAGCCGAATAA
- the hemN gene encoding oxygen-independent coproporphyrinogen III oxidase: MEKIDQLRAHGLFDAKVPRYTSYPPANHFEDCVGQRMQSDWLQTVADGSDISVYIHIPFCKRLCWFCACRTQGTKTMRPVEAYVEVLRREIASVRALLPANVRMARLHLGGGTPTILEPHTMRALLGDVFDAFELGTDFEFSVEIDPTEASPELLQTLIDFGLNRASLGVQDFAPEVQKAIGRPQSLEQTRSVIAYLRKGGVKALNLDLLYGLPHQTMQSFRETLDHVISMEPDRLAIYGYAHVPWMSKRQVMIKDADLPDSDTRFALAGAAKEVLNAKGFKSIGIDHFAKSTDKLAIAQREGRVRRNFQGYTDDQCETLIGLGASSISRFKQGYLQNAVATSAYQDRIDHTQIAGHKGYAMTEQDVLTARIVEDLLCRFAFEMADLYEAFPTQKDTIRAISVMLMRSFPDAFFLRDQGLGMMEWAKPLVRIVASRVDQFSSKETGHSAAI, from the coding sequence ATGGAAAAAATCGACCAACTTCGGGCACATGGTCTTTTTGACGCAAAGGTGCCGCGCTATACAAGCTACCCTCCTGCCAACCATTTCGAGGATTGTGTGGGGCAACGCATGCAATCCGACTGGTTACAGACTGTCGCTGACGGATCGGACATCTCTGTCTATATTCACATCCCTTTTTGCAAACGTCTGTGTTGGTTTTGCGCCTGCCGAACGCAAGGCACCAAGACGATGCGTCCGGTCGAGGCCTATGTCGAAGTGCTGCGGCGCGAGATCGCGTCCGTGCGTGCATTGCTGCCCGCGAATGTTAGAATGGCACGGCTTCATCTGGGGGGCGGTACGCCGACGATTTTGGAACCCCACACCATGCGCGCACTGCTTGGTGATGTGTTTGATGCCTTTGAGCTGGGGACTGATTTCGAATTCTCGGTAGAGATTGATCCTACAGAAGCTTCCCCCGAATTGCTGCAAACACTCATTGATTTCGGTCTCAATCGCGCCAGCCTTGGCGTGCAGGATTTCGCACCGGAAGTGCAGAAAGCCATCGGACGCCCGCAATCGCTGGAGCAGACGCGCAGCGTTATTGCTTACTTGCGCAAGGGTGGAGTGAAAGCCCTGAACCTTGATCTGCTTTACGGTTTGCCACACCAGACCATGCAAAGTTTCCGCGAAACGCTCGATCACGTGATCTCGATGGAGCCGGACCGGCTTGCGATCTACGGCTATGCACATGTGCCGTGGATGTCCAAGCGACAGGTCATGATCAAAGATGCCGATCTGCCGGACAGCGATACGCGTTTTGCGCTGGCTGGCGCGGCAAAAGAAGTCCTGAATGCAAAAGGGTTCAAGAGTATCGGGATCGACCATTTCGCCAAGAGCACAGACAAGCTGGCGATTGCGCAAAGGGAAGGGCGCGTGCGCCGCAATTTCCAAGGATATACCGATGATCAGTGTGAAACCCTGATCGGTTTGGGCGCCTCCTCCATCTCAAGGTTCAAGCAGGGATATTTGCAAAACGCAGTCGCCACCTCGGCCTATCAAGACCGGATCGATCACACACAGATTGCCGGCCACAAAGGGTATGCCATGACCGAGCAGGACGTGCTTACCGCCCGTATCGTCGAAGACCTTTTGTGCCGTTTCGCGTTCGAGATGGCAGACCTTTACGAAGCGTTCCCAACCCAGAAAGATACCATTCGCGCCATCAGCGTGATGCTTATGCGGTCTTTCCCGGACGCATTTTTCCTTCGGGACCAGGGCCTCGGGATGATGGAGTGGGCCAAACCTCTGGTCAGGATCGTGGCAAGCCGCGTGGATCAGTTTTCAAGTAAGGAAACAGGCCATTCAGCCGCGATTTGA
- a CDS encoding CcoQ/FixQ family Cbb3-type cytochrome c oxidase assembly chaperone: MDTYSLLRQFADSWVLLAMFGFFLGAAIWAFLPSQRGAREDASQIPFRNETPEKVCVQARDTTTGQSYGDKTKGLSNG, translated from the coding sequence ATGGATACCTATTCCCTCTTGCGTCAGTTCGCCGACAGCTGGGTTCTGCTTGCCATGTTTGGTTTCTTTCTGGGCGCTGCAATCTGGGCATTTCTGCCAAGTCAACGCGGCGCGCGTGAAGATGCCAGCCAGATCCCGTTTCGCAATGAAACCCCCGAAAAGGTCTGTGTACAGGCCCGCGACACCACCACCGGCCAATCCTACGGTGACAAGACGAAAGGTCTGAGCAATGGCTGA
- the ccoG gene encoding cytochrome c oxidase accessory protein CcoG, which yields MSEPALYAPQEPIFPRRVSGKFRQLKWWIMIFTLGIYYLTPWIRWDRGPSLPDQAVLVDMANRRFYFFWIEIWPHEFYFVAGLLIMAGLGLFLFTSALGRVWCGYTCPQTVWTDLFILVERWIEGDRNARVRLYRGKWDLHKWRLRLTKWTVWLAIAIATGGAWVFYFTDAPTLLNDLFTFSAHPVAYVTIAVLTATTFVFGGFMREQVCIYMCPWPRIQAAMMDPDTITVAYREWRGEPRGKGNVRRRAKAEAEAAAAAAQAAGPGAARYAGTPYPDRLRQVGGNMPAGADAGPGDCIDCMACVNVCPMGIDIRDGQQMECITCALCIDACDDVMDKIGKPRGLIGYLALSDEPAERAGEDPVPVWRHVLRPRTLLYTAAWLAIGLGLVYALFIRSDIELTVSPLRNPTYVLQSDGSVRNIYDVRLRNKAGEDRLFHMSLSSDEILRIELEGADRQLNVRVPANTTILQRVYVTARPDDPAATSATTDLRLWVEDADADIRASKATTFNGRDQ from the coding sequence ATGTCAGAACCAGCACTCTACGCCCCTCAGGAACCAATCTTTCCGCGCCGTGTGTCCGGGAAATTCCGCCAGTTAAAATGGTGGATTATGATTTTCACCCTCGGGATCTATTACCTCACGCCGTGGATCAGATGGGACCGCGGGCCAAGCCTGCCCGATCAGGCGGTACTCGTAGATATGGCCAACCGCCGCTTCTATTTCTTCTGGATCGAAATCTGGCCACACGAATTCTACTTCGTCGCAGGCCTTTTGATCATGGCCGGTCTTGGCCTCTTTCTGTTTACGTCGGCCCTGGGGCGTGTCTGGTGCGGCTATACCTGTCCCCAGACCGTCTGGACCGATCTGTTCATTCTGGTCGAGCGCTGGATCGAGGGCGACCGCAACGCACGTGTGCGCCTTTACCGTGGGAAATGGGATTTGCACAAATGGCGTCTTCGCCTGACCAAATGGACGGTCTGGCTTGCCATTGCCATCGCGACAGGCGGTGCCTGGGTGTTCTATTTCACCGATGCGCCTACCCTGCTGAACGATCTCTTTACGTTCTCGGCCCATCCGGTGGCCTATGTCACAATCGCCGTGTTGACCGCGACCACCTTTGTCTTTGGCGGCTTCATGCGCGAACAGGTGTGCATCTATATGTGCCCTTGGCCGCGTATTCAGGCGGCAATGATGGACCCCGATACCATCACCGTGGCCTACCGCGAATGGCGTGGCGAGCCGCGAGGGAAAGGCAACGTTCGTCGCCGCGCGAAGGCTGAAGCAGAAGCCGCCGCTGCTGCAGCACAAGCGGCGGGACCAGGTGCGGCGCGCTATGCCGGTACACCCTACCCTGACCGGCTTCGCCAGGTTGGCGGGAACATGCCGGCAGGCGCTGATGCCGGCCCGGGCGACTGCATCGACTGCATGGCCTGTGTAAACGTCTGCCCTATGGGCATCGATATTCGTGATGGGCAGCAGATGGAGTGTATCACTTGCGCCCTGTGCATCGACGCCTGCGATGATGTCATGGACAAGATCGGCAAACCGCGAGGCCTGATCGGCTACCTCGCGCTGTCGGATGAACCCGCAGAGCGTGCGGGCGAGGATCCTGTGCCGGTCTGGCGACACGTCCTGCGACCGCGCACCCTGCTTTATACTGCCGCTTGGCTCGCCATCGGTCTCGGGCTTGTATACGCGCTGTTCATCCGCTCCGATATCGAGCTGACGGTCAGCCCGCTGCGCAACCCCACCTACGTGTTGCAATCGGATGGATCAGTGCGCAACATCTACGACGTACGCCTGCGCAACAAAGCCGGTGAAGACCGCCTGTTCCATATGAGCCTGAGCAGCGATGAAATACTGCGGATCGAGCTTGAAGGGGCAGACCGGCAACTGAACGTGCGGGTACCGGCGAATACGACCATCCTGCAACGCGTCTATGTAACCGCCCGACCAGATGACCCTGCGGCAACCAGTGCCACGACCGACCTGCGTCTTTGGGTCGAAGATGCTGACGCAGACATCCGCGCCAGCAAAGCCACAACCTTCAACGGGAGAGACCAATGA